A single genomic interval of Scatophagus argus isolate fScaArg1 chromosome 22, fScaArg1.pri, whole genome shotgun sequence harbors:
- the fbxl14b gene encoding F-box/LRR-repeat protein 14b, which produces METHISCLFPEILAMIFSYLDVRDKGRVAQVCIAWRDASYHKSVWRGVEAKLHLRRANPSLFPSLQARGIRRVQILSLRRSLSYVIQGMPNIESLNLSGCYNLTDNGLGHAFVQEIPSLRVLNLSLCKQITDSSLGRIAQYLKNLEVLELGGCSNITNTGLLLIAWGLHRLKSLNLRSCRHVSDVGIGHLAGMTRSAAEGCLNLEYLTLQDCQKLTDLSLKHISKGLTKLRVLNLSFCGGISDAGMIHLSHMASLWSLNLRSCDNISDTGTMHLAMGTLRLSGLDVSFCDKIGDQTLAYIAQGLYQLKSLSLCSCHISDDGINRMVRQMHELRTLNIGQCVRITDKGLELIADHLTQLAGIDLYGCTKITKRGLERITQLPCLKVLNLGLWQMTESEKVR; this is translated from the coding sequence ATGGAGACGCACATTTCGTGCCTCTTCCCGGAAATTTTGGCCATGATTTTCAGCTATCTGGATGTGAGGGACAAAGGCAGGGTAGCCCAAGTGTGTATCGCTTGGAGGGACGCATCCTACCACAAGTCAGtgtggaggggggtggaggCCAAGCTGCACCTCCGCCGGGCCAATCCCTCCCTGTTCCCCAGCCTCCAGGCCAGGGGCATCCGGAGGGTCCAGATCCTGTCCCTGCGCCGCAGCTTGAGCTATGTGATCCAGGGAATGCCTAACATTGAGTCCCTCAATCTGTCCGGCTGCTACAACCTCACGGATAATGGACTGGGTCATGCATTTGTACAGGAGATCCCATCACTGAGGGTTTTGAACCTGAGTCTGTGCAAGCAGATCACAGATTCCAGTCTTGGCAGGATAGCTCAGTATCTGAAGAACCTGGAGGTGCTGGAGCTTGGTGGCTGCAGCAACATCACCAACACCGGGCTTCTGTTAATAGCCTGGGGCCTCCACAGGCTCAAGAGCCTCAATCTGAGGTCCTGCAGGCATGTCTCTGATGTGGGGATTGGACATTTGGCGGGCATGACCCGCAGTGCGGCGGAGGGATGCTTGAACCTGGAGTACCTGACTCTCCAGGACTGTCAGAAACTGACGGACCTGTCACTCAAACACATTTCTAAGGGGCTGACCAAGCTCCGGGTACTGAACCTGAGCTTCTGCGGGGGGATCTCAGATGCAGGGATGATCCACCTCTCCCACATGGCCTCCCTGTGGAGCCTCAACCTGCGCTCCTGTGACAACATCAGTGACACGGGAACCATGCACCTTGCCATGGGCACCCTAAGGCTCTCCGGGCTCGATGTTTCCTTCTGCGATAAGATAGGGGACCAGACCCTGGCATACATTGCCCAGGGGCTGTACCAGCTCAAGTCCCTGTCCCTGTGCTCATGTCACATCTCTGACGATGGGATAAACCGGATGGTGAGGCAGATGCACGAGCTGAGAACCCTGAACATTGGACAGTGTGTGCGCATCACGGACAAAGGGCTGGAGCTCATAGCTGACCACCTGACCCAGCTGGCGGGCATCGACCTGTATGGATGTACCAAGATCACCAAGAGGGGACTGGAGAGGATCACACAGCTCCCCTGCCTTAAAGTGTTGAACCTGGGACTCTGGCAGatgacagagagtgagaaagtgAGGTGA